Proteins found in one Mustela lutreola isolate mMusLut2 chromosome 10, mMusLut2.pri, whole genome shotgun sequence genomic segment:
- the LOC131809834 gene encoding histone H3: MARTKQTARKSTGGKAPRKQLATKAARKSAPATGGVKKPHRYRPGTVALREIRRYQKSTELLIRKLPFQRLVREIAQDFKTDLRFQSSAVMALQEASEAYLVGLFEDTNLCAIHAKRVTIMPKDIQLARRIRGERA; encoded by the coding sequence ATGGCTCGCACGAAGCAGACGGCCCGCAAGTCGACGGGTGGCAAGGCCCCGCGCAAGCAGCTGGCCACCAAGGCGGCCCGCAAGAGCGCGCCGGCCACGGGCGGCGTGAAGAAGCCGCACCGCTACCGGCCGGGCACCGTGGCCCTGCGGGAGATCCGGCGCTACCAGAAGTCCACCGAACTGCTGATCCGCAAGCTGCCGTTCCAGCGGCTGGTGCGCGAGATCGCGCAGGACTTCAAGACCGACCTGCGCTTCCAGAGCTCGGCGGTCATGGCGCTGCAGGAGGCGAGCGAGGCCTACCTGGTGGGGCTGTTCGAGGACACGAACCTGTGCGCCATCCACGCCAAGCGCGTCACCATCATGCCCAAGGACATCCAGCTGGCGCGCCGCATCCGCGGGGAGCGGGCTTGA
- the LOC131809836 gene encoding histone H2A type 2-A has product MSGRGKQGGKARAKAKSRSSRAGLQFPVGRVHRLLRKGNYAERVGAGAPVYMAAVLEYLTAEILELAGNAARDNKKTRIIPRHLQLAIRNDEELNKLLGKVTIAQGGVLPNIQAVLLPKKTESHHKAKGK; this is encoded by the coding sequence ATGTCTGGTCGTGGCAAGCAAGGAGGCAAGGCCCGCGCCAAGGCCAAGTCGCGGTCGTCTCGCGCCGGCCTGCAGTTCCCGGTGGGCCGAGTGCACCGGCTGCTGCGCAAGGGCAACTACGCCGAGCGGGTGGGGGCCGGCGCGCCGGTGTACATGGCGGCGGTGCTGGAGTACCTGACGGCGGAGATCCTGGAGCTGGCGGGGAACGCGGCCCGAGACAACAAGAAGACGCGCATCATCCCGCGCCACCTCCAGCTGGCCATCCGCAACGACGAGGAGCTCAACAAGCTGTTGGGCAAAGTCACCATCGCCCAGGGCGGCGTCCTGCCCAACATCCAGGCCGTGTTGCTCCCCAAGAAGACGGAGAGCCACCACAAGGCAAAGGGCAAGTGA